In Nomia melanderi isolate GNS246 chromosome 4, iyNomMela1, whole genome shotgun sequence, the following are encoded in one genomic region:
- the LOC116425311 gene encoding uncharacterized protein LOC116425311 isoform X7, translating to MVEANKAKMVNVVPGAPQQRPPQCLLTNIPSILGYLNKRPADSSTGVAAKPPPTEGKLPPDDESQRGRFGWTSFDDCHIPYIFRSGEKYCAVRILESKLLNKYLSYLHSDIYSCTCIRSYYITEAESKLFTEINVKHCENQFGREQFTCKDLVVRLSDAKEFYTFLDVCYTKLTAGTNPNVTSGQKADKCGFIRINKESVVPYTVKDGLQYVPLFYFEGETENLKLKAEKLEGWDLSYLKFCCKVQGIRNELFASETCSVISLNDIKSYFPPGTGFEDYWPTKVMDSQLLVNSKGGGGGGGWTKQPPTPPATKPVSVQNNVNKATINARAAPMHNMLPRGTVANASQVQRGVTQPRPVATTHPAHSSPTALPTGRSNIVTQPMLNTVQNVNGWTGLVGGQPTFQTALVSQANSIIRMPSSLNMHNQISAQPKNYSQQSSRSRGGGGSAASQYPGVYPVTTMQTVAQAQPPPLVKATVHSSQPNLGYPTYGKDDWVTSTYTTPTLGVPVTATTYPQMLGLSEQVQALMPSPTSASTLLHLQRHTPSVHNTSHAKYPPPLIPVNGSNNSARDSRGRKPLIPIPETHISACQVQPYQIQKALVEDKMVPCINFKPYIYSELLMTLPDFVAQYFPACDINSCRQVLTDVLHIDLYQGNRLQMKMLIEAGKCSSLNEELPLIQVKSIMKYMPQLKYMFNRGEIVMPAPAHSSEEHPAKKRQRTS from the exons ATGGTGGAAGCAAACAAGGCGAAAATGGTGAACGTGGTGCCAGGTGCACCGCAGCAACGGCCTCCGCAGTGTCTCCTAACGAATATTCCTAGCATCTtaggatatttaaataaaaggcCAGCCGACTCATCGACTGGCGTCGCGGCGAAACCCCCTCCGACAGAAGGAAAACTACCACCCGACGACGAGAGTCAAAGAGGCAGATTCGGATGGACGAGTTTCGACGATTGTCACATACCGTACATATTTCGTTCCGGCGAGAAGTATTGCGCAGTACGAATCTTAGAATCTAAGTTGCTGAACAAGTACCTGAGCTACCTGCACTCGGACATCTACAGTTGCACGTGCATAAGGAGTTACTACATCACGGAGGCTGAAAGTAAACTGTTTACCGAGATCAACGTGAAACACTGCGAGAATCAGTTCGGTAGAGAACAATTCACGTGTAAAGACTTGGTGGTGCGTCTTTCGGACGCGAAGGAGTTCTATACGTTTCTCGATGTGTGTTACACGAAACTAACAGCAGGTACGAATCCTAACGTAACCAGCGGCCAGAAAGCCGATAAATGtggttttattcgaataaacaaGGAATCCGTGGTTCCTTACACCGTGAAAGACGGCCTTCAGTATGTTCCCCTGTTTTATTTCGAGGGCGAGACTGAGAATCTGAAACTGAAGGCAGAAAAACTCGAAGGCTGGGACTTGTCGTATTTGAAGTTTTGTTGCAAAGTACAGGGTATACGTAATGAACTGTTTGCGAGTGAGACATGCTCGGTGATTAGTTTAAATGACATTAAAAGTTACTTCCCCCCCGGTACGGGATTCGAGGACTATTGGCCGACCAAAGTAATGGACTCTCAGTTGTTAGTGAATAGCaaaggtggtggtggcggtggtggctGGACGAAACAACCTCCGACACCGCCGGCGACGAAACCCGTTTCTGTGCAAAATAACGTGAATAAAGCGACAATTAACGCACGTGCTGCACCTATGCATAACATGTTACCGCGTGGAACAGTTGCTAATGCATCTCAAGTACAACGTGGTGTCACTCAACCGAGGCCCGTTGCGACTACGCATCCTGCGCATTCTTCGCCGACGGCGCTTCCTACCGGAAGATCGAATATTGTAACGCAACCAATGTTGAATACAGTGCAAAATGTTAACGGATGGACAGGGCTTGTTGGCGGTCAACCTACTTTCCAGACGGCACTCGTTTCTCAGGCAAATTCCATTATACGGATGCCGTCGTCCTTAAACATGCACAAT CAAATATCTGCGCAACCAAAAAATTATTCACAACAATCGAGTAGGAGTAGGGGGGGTGGTGGCAGTGCAGCATCTCAGTATCCTGGAGTATATCCAGTTACAACTATGCAGACTGTTGCCCAAGCCCAACCACCCCCTCTTGTAAAAGCTACAGTTCATTCGAGTCAACCTAATCTTGG TTATCCAACCTATGGGAAGGATGACTG gGTCACGTCCACGTATACCACACCTACCTTAGGTGTACCTGTCACTGCAACTACATACCCCCAAATGCTTGGTCTAAGTGAGCAAGTGCAAGCTCTAATGCCATCCCCTACTTCAGCATCCACATTGTTGCACCTACAAAGGCATACACCATCTGTACATAACACATCTCATGCAAAATATCCACCACCATTAATACCAGTTAATGGTAGCAATAATAGTGCCAG agaTTCTAGGGGTAGAAAACCTCTGATACCAATTCCAGAAACACATATATCTGCCTGTCAAGTTCAACCTTATCAAATTCAAAAAGCGCTTGTCGAAGACAAAATGGTACCTTGTATTAATTTCAAGCCATACATCTACTCTGAATTGTTGATGACACTTCCTGATTTCGTCGCTCAGTATTTTCCTGCCTGTGACATCAATAGTTGTCGACAAGTTCTTACAGACGTGTTGCATATAGACTTATATCAAGGAAATAG gttacaaatgaaaatgttaatagaaGCCGGGAAATGTTCATCTCTAAATGAAGAATTACCTTTAATACAAGTAAAAAGTATAATGAAGTACATGCCccaattaaaatatatgttcaACAGAGGAGAAATAGTGATGCCGGCACCAGCTCATTCTTCTGAGGAACACCCAGCCAAAAAACGGCAACGCACCAGCTAG
- the LOC116425311 gene encoding uncharacterized protein LOC116425311 isoform X2 — protein sequence MCMDIQVNEKKKKMNDRSVDEDVQIVEARINKAFDKVVVKQELPDEAEIRELAAKMVEANKAKMVNVVPGAPQQRPPQCLLTNIPSILGYLNKRPADSSTGVAAKPPPTEGKLPPDDESQRGRFGWTSFDDCHIPYIFRSGEKYCAVRILESKLLNKYLSYLHSDIYSCTCIRSYYITEAESKLFTEINVKHCENQFGREQFTCKDLVVRLSDAKEFYTFLDVCYTKLTAGTNPNVTSGQKADKCGFIRINKESVVPYTVKDGLQYVPLFYFEGETENLKLKAEKLEGWDLSYLKFCCKVQGIRNELFASETCSVISLNDIKSYFPPGTGFEDYWPTKVMDSQLLVNSKGGGGGGGWTKQPPTPPATKPVSVQNNVNKATINARAAPMHNMLPRGTVANASQVQRGVTQPRPVATTHPAHSSPTALPTGRSNIVTQPMLNTVQNVNGWTGLVGGQPTFQTALVSQANSIIRMPSSLNMHNQISAQPKNYSQQSSRSRGGGGSAASQYPGVYPVTTMQTVAQAQPPPLVKATVHSSQPNLGYPTYGKDDWVTSTYTTPTLGVPVTATTYPQMLGLSEQVQALMPSPTSASTLLHLQRHTPSVHNTSHAKYPPPLIPVNGSNNSARDSRGRKPLIPIPETHISACQVQPYQIQKALVEDKMVPCINFKPYIYSELLMTLPDFVAQYFPACDINSCRQVLTDVLHIDLYQGNRLQMKMLIEAGKCSSLNEELPLIQVKSIMKYMPQLKYMFNRGEIVMPAPAHSSEEHPAKKRQRTS from the exons CTTTTGATAAAGTTGTCGTCAAACAAGAACTTCCCGATGAAGCGGAAATCCGAGAATTGGCTGCCAAAATGGTGGAAGCAAACAAGGCGAAAATGGTGAACGTGGTGCCAGGTGCACCGCAGCAACGGCCTCCGCAGTGTCTCCTAACGAATATTCCTAGCATCTtaggatatttaaataaaaggcCAGCCGACTCATCGACTGGCGTCGCGGCGAAACCCCCTCCGACAGAAGGAAAACTACCACCCGACGACGAGAGTCAAAGAGGCAGATTCGGATGGACGAGTTTCGACGATTGTCACATACCGTACATATTTCGTTCCGGCGAGAAGTATTGCGCAGTACGAATCTTAGAATCTAAGTTGCTGAACAAGTACCTGAGCTACCTGCACTCGGACATCTACAGTTGCACGTGCATAAGGAGTTACTACATCACGGAGGCTGAAAGTAAACTGTTTACCGAGATCAACGTGAAACACTGCGAGAATCAGTTCGGTAGAGAACAATTCACGTGTAAAGACTTGGTGGTGCGTCTTTCGGACGCGAAGGAGTTCTATACGTTTCTCGATGTGTGTTACACGAAACTAACAGCAGGTACGAATCCTAACGTAACCAGCGGCCAGAAAGCCGATAAATGtggttttattcgaataaacaaGGAATCCGTGGTTCCTTACACCGTGAAAGACGGCCTTCAGTATGTTCCCCTGTTTTATTTCGAGGGCGAGACTGAGAATCTGAAACTGAAGGCAGAAAAACTCGAAGGCTGGGACTTGTCGTATTTGAAGTTTTGTTGCAAAGTACAGGGTATACGTAATGAACTGTTTGCGAGTGAGACATGCTCGGTGATTAGTTTAAATGACATTAAAAGTTACTTCCCCCCCGGTACGGGATTCGAGGACTATTGGCCGACCAAAGTAATGGACTCTCAGTTGTTAGTGAATAGCaaaggtggtggtggcggtggtggctGGACGAAACAACCTCCGACACCGCCGGCGACGAAACCCGTTTCTGTGCAAAATAACGTGAATAAAGCGACAATTAACGCACGTGCTGCACCTATGCATAACATGTTACCGCGTGGAACAGTTGCTAATGCATCTCAAGTACAACGTGGTGTCACTCAACCGAGGCCCGTTGCGACTACGCATCCTGCGCATTCTTCGCCGACGGCGCTTCCTACCGGAAGATCGAATATTGTAACGCAACCAATGTTGAATACAGTGCAAAATGTTAACGGATGGACAGGGCTTGTTGGCGGTCAACCTACTTTCCAGACGGCACTCGTTTCTCAGGCAAATTCCATTATACGGATGCCGTCGTCCTTAAACATGCACAAT CAAATATCTGCGCAACCAAAAAATTATTCACAACAATCGAGTAGGAGTAGGGGGGGTGGTGGCAGTGCAGCATCTCAGTATCCTGGAGTATATCCAGTTACAACTATGCAGACTGTTGCCCAAGCCCAACCACCCCCTCTTGTAAAAGCTACAGTTCATTCGAGTCAACCTAATCTTGG TTATCCAACCTATGGGAAGGATGACTG gGTCACGTCCACGTATACCACACCTACCTTAGGTGTACCTGTCACTGCAACTACATACCCCCAAATGCTTGGTCTAAGTGAGCAAGTGCAAGCTCTAATGCCATCCCCTACTTCAGCATCCACATTGTTGCACCTACAAAGGCATACACCATCTGTACATAACACATCTCATGCAAAATATCCACCACCATTAATACCAGTTAATGGTAGCAATAATAGTGCCAG agaTTCTAGGGGTAGAAAACCTCTGATACCAATTCCAGAAACACATATATCTGCCTGTCAAGTTCAACCTTATCAAATTCAAAAAGCGCTTGTCGAAGACAAAATGGTACCTTGTATTAATTTCAAGCCATACATCTACTCTGAATTGTTGATGACACTTCCTGATTTCGTCGCTCAGTATTTTCCTGCCTGTGACATCAATAGTTGTCGACAAGTTCTTACAGACGTGTTGCATATAGACTTATATCAAGGAAATAG gttacaaatgaaaatgttaatagaaGCCGGGAAATGTTCATCTCTAAATGAAGAATTACCTTTAATACAAGTAAAAAGTATAATGAAGTACATGCCccaattaaaatatatgttcaACAGAGGAGAAATAGTGATGCCGGCACCAGCTCATTCTTCTGAGGAACACCCAGCCAAAAAACGGCAACGCACCAGCTAG
- the LOC116425311 gene encoding uncharacterized protein LOC116425311 isoform X4 produces MALPSTESSLIHGKASPGSRDTPVQRTSFDKVVVKQELPDEAEIRELAAKMVEANKAKMVNVVPGAPQQRPPQCLLTNIPSILGYLNKRPADSSTGVAAKPPPTEGKLPPDDESQRGRFGWTSFDDCHIPYIFRSGEKYCAVRILESKLLNKYLSYLHSDIYSCTCIRSYYITEAESKLFTEINVKHCENQFGREQFTCKDLVVRLSDAKEFYTFLDVCYTKLTAGTNPNVTSGQKADKCGFIRINKESVVPYTVKDGLQYVPLFYFEGETENLKLKAEKLEGWDLSYLKFCCKVQGIRNELFASETCSVISLNDIKSYFPPGTGFEDYWPTKVMDSQLLVNSKGGGGGGGWTKQPPTPPATKPVSVQNNVNKATINARAAPMHNMLPRGTVANASQVQRGVTQPRPVATTHPAHSSPTALPTGRSNIVTQPMLNTVQNVNGWTGLVGGQPTFQTALVSQANSIIRMPSSLNMHNQISAQPKNYSQQSSRSRGGGGSAASQYPGVYPVTTMQTVAQAQPPPLVKATVHSSQPNLGYPTYGKDDWVTSTYTTPTLGVPVTATTYPQMLGLSEQVQALMPSPTSASTLLHLQRHTPSVHNTSHAKYPPPLIPVNGSNNSARDSRGRKPLIPIPETHISACQVQPYQIQKALVEDKMVPCINFKPYIYSELLMTLPDFVAQYFPACDINSCRQVLTDVLHIDLYQGNRLQMKMLIEAGKCSSLNEELPLIQVKSIMKYMPQLKYMFNRGEIVMPAPAHSSEEHPAKKRQRTS; encoded by the exons ATGGCGCTACCCTCAACCGAGAGTTCCTTAATCCACGGCAAAGCTTCGCCGGGGTCCAGAGATACGCCCGTTCAAAGAACAT CTTTTGATAAAGTTGTCGTCAAACAAGAACTTCCCGATGAAGCGGAAATCCGAGAATTGGCTGCCAAAATGGTGGAAGCAAACAAGGCGAAAATGGTGAACGTGGTGCCAGGTGCACCGCAGCAACGGCCTCCGCAGTGTCTCCTAACGAATATTCCTAGCATCTtaggatatttaaataaaaggcCAGCCGACTCATCGACTGGCGTCGCGGCGAAACCCCCTCCGACAGAAGGAAAACTACCACCCGACGACGAGAGTCAAAGAGGCAGATTCGGATGGACGAGTTTCGACGATTGTCACATACCGTACATATTTCGTTCCGGCGAGAAGTATTGCGCAGTACGAATCTTAGAATCTAAGTTGCTGAACAAGTACCTGAGCTACCTGCACTCGGACATCTACAGTTGCACGTGCATAAGGAGTTACTACATCACGGAGGCTGAAAGTAAACTGTTTACCGAGATCAACGTGAAACACTGCGAGAATCAGTTCGGTAGAGAACAATTCACGTGTAAAGACTTGGTGGTGCGTCTTTCGGACGCGAAGGAGTTCTATACGTTTCTCGATGTGTGTTACACGAAACTAACAGCAGGTACGAATCCTAACGTAACCAGCGGCCAGAAAGCCGATAAATGtggttttattcgaataaacaaGGAATCCGTGGTTCCTTACACCGTGAAAGACGGCCTTCAGTATGTTCCCCTGTTTTATTTCGAGGGCGAGACTGAGAATCTGAAACTGAAGGCAGAAAAACTCGAAGGCTGGGACTTGTCGTATTTGAAGTTTTGTTGCAAAGTACAGGGTATACGTAATGAACTGTTTGCGAGTGAGACATGCTCGGTGATTAGTTTAAATGACATTAAAAGTTACTTCCCCCCCGGTACGGGATTCGAGGACTATTGGCCGACCAAAGTAATGGACTCTCAGTTGTTAGTGAATAGCaaaggtggtggtggcggtggtggctGGACGAAACAACCTCCGACACCGCCGGCGACGAAACCCGTTTCTGTGCAAAATAACGTGAATAAAGCGACAATTAACGCACGTGCTGCACCTATGCATAACATGTTACCGCGTGGAACAGTTGCTAATGCATCTCAAGTACAACGTGGTGTCACTCAACCGAGGCCCGTTGCGACTACGCATCCTGCGCATTCTTCGCCGACGGCGCTTCCTACCGGAAGATCGAATATTGTAACGCAACCAATGTTGAATACAGTGCAAAATGTTAACGGATGGACAGGGCTTGTTGGCGGTCAACCTACTTTCCAGACGGCACTCGTTTCTCAGGCAAATTCCATTATACGGATGCCGTCGTCCTTAAACATGCACAAT CAAATATCTGCGCAACCAAAAAATTATTCACAACAATCGAGTAGGAGTAGGGGGGGTGGTGGCAGTGCAGCATCTCAGTATCCTGGAGTATATCCAGTTACAACTATGCAGACTGTTGCCCAAGCCCAACCACCCCCTCTTGTAAAAGCTACAGTTCATTCGAGTCAACCTAATCTTGG TTATCCAACCTATGGGAAGGATGACTG gGTCACGTCCACGTATACCACACCTACCTTAGGTGTACCTGTCACTGCAACTACATACCCCCAAATGCTTGGTCTAAGTGAGCAAGTGCAAGCTCTAATGCCATCCCCTACTTCAGCATCCACATTGTTGCACCTACAAAGGCATACACCATCTGTACATAACACATCTCATGCAAAATATCCACCACCATTAATACCAGTTAATGGTAGCAATAATAGTGCCAG agaTTCTAGGGGTAGAAAACCTCTGATACCAATTCCAGAAACACATATATCTGCCTGTCAAGTTCAACCTTATCAAATTCAAAAAGCGCTTGTCGAAGACAAAATGGTACCTTGTATTAATTTCAAGCCATACATCTACTCTGAATTGTTGATGACACTTCCTGATTTCGTCGCTCAGTATTTTCCTGCCTGTGACATCAATAGTTGTCGACAAGTTCTTACAGACGTGTTGCATATAGACTTATATCAAGGAAATAG gttacaaatgaaaatgttaatagaaGCCGGGAAATGTTCATCTCTAAATGAAGAATTACCTTTAATACAAGTAAAAAGTATAATGAAGTACATGCCccaattaaaatatatgttcaACAGAGGAGAAATAGTGATGCCGGCACCAGCTCATTCTTCTGAGGAACACCCAGCCAAAAAACGGCAACGCACCAGCTAG
- the LOC116425311 gene encoding uncharacterized protein LOC116425311 isoform X3, which produces MRNDITDMHTATADSSTDAIWLEKRSPSQTAPDQVSFTFDKVVVKQELPDEAEIRELAAKMVEANKAKMVNVVPGAPQQRPPQCLLTNIPSILGYLNKRPADSSTGVAAKPPPTEGKLPPDDESQRGRFGWTSFDDCHIPYIFRSGEKYCAVRILESKLLNKYLSYLHSDIYSCTCIRSYYITEAESKLFTEINVKHCENQFGREQFTCKDLVVRLSDAKEFYTFLDVCYTKLTAGTNPNVTSGQKADKCGFIRINKESVVPYTVKDGLQYVPLFYFEGETENLKLKAEKLEGWDLSYLKFCCKVQGIRNELFASETCSVISLNDIKSYFPPGTGFEDYWPTKVMDSQLLVNSKGGGGGGGWTKQPPTPPATKPVSVQNNVNKATINARAAPMHNMLPRGTVANASQVQRGVTQPRPVATTHPAHSSPTALPTGRSNIVTQPMLNTVQNVNGWTGLVGGQPTFQTALVSQANSIIRMPSSLNMHNQISAQPKNYSQQSSRSRGGGGSAASQYPGVYPVTTMQTVAQAQPPPLVKATVHSSQPNLGVTSTYTTPTLGVPVTATTYPQMLGLSEQVQALMPSPTSASTLLHLQRHTPSVHNTSHAKYPPPLIPVNGSNNSARDSRGRKPLIPIPETHISACQVQPYQIQKALVEDKMVPCINFKPYIYSELLMTLPDFVAQYFPACDINSCRQVLTDVLHIDLYQGNRLQMKMLIEAGKCSSLNEELPLIQVKSIMKYMPQLKYMFNRGEIVMPAPAHSSEEHPAKKRQRTS; this is translated from the exons ATGAGGAACGACATTACGGACATGCATACAGCGACCGCTGATAGCAGCACGGACGCCATATGGCTCGAGAAAAGGAGTCCGTCACAGACGGCGCCCGATCAAGTGTCATTCA CTTTTGATAAAGTTGTCGTCAAACAAGAACTTCCCGATGAAGCGGAAATCCGAGAATTGGCTGCCAAAATGGTGGAAGCAAACAAGGCGAAAATGGTGAACGTGGTGCCAGGTGCACCGCAGCAACGGCCTCCGCAGTGTCTCCTAACGAATATTCCTAGCATCTtaggatatttaaataaaaggcCAGCCGACTCATCGACTGGCGTCGCGGCGAAACCCCCTCCGACAGAAGGAAAACTACCACCCGACGACGAGAGTCAAAGAGGCAGATTCGGATGGACGAGTTTCGACGATTGTCACATACCGTACATATTTCGTTCCGGCGAGAAGTATTGCGCAGTACGAATCTTAGAATCTAAGTTGCTGAACAAGTACCTGAGCTACCTGCACTCGGACATCTACAGTTGCACGTGCATAAGGAGTTACTACATCACGGAGGCTGAAAGTAAACTGTTTACCGAGATCAACGTGAAACACTGCGAGAATCAGTTCGGTAGAGAACAATTCACGTGTAAAGACTTGGTGGTGCGTCTTTCGGACGCGAAGGAGTTCTATACGTTTCTCGATGTGTGTTACACGAAACTAACAGCAGGTACGAATCCTAACGTAACCAGCGGCCAGAAAGCCGATAAATGtggttttattcgaataaacaaGGAATCCGTGGTTCCTTACACCGTGAAAGACGGCCTTCAGTATGTTCCCCTGTTTTATTTCGAGGGCGAGACTGAGAATCTGAAACTGAAGGCAGAAAAACTCGAAGGCTGGGACTTGTCGTATTTGAAGTTTTGTTGCAAAGTACAGGGTATACGTAATGAACTGTTTGCGAGTGAGACATGCTCGGTGATTAGTTTAAATGACATTAAAAGTTACTTCCCCCCCGGTACGGGATTCGAGGACTATTGGCCGACCAAAGTAATGGACTCTCAGTTGTTAGTGAATAGCaaaggtggtggtggcggtggtggctGGACGAAACAACCTCCGACACCGCCGGCGACGAAACCCGTTTCTGTGCAAAATAACGTGAATAAAGCGACAATTAACGCACGTGCTGCACCTATGCATAACATGTTACCGCGTGGAACAGTTGCTAATGCATCTCAAGTACAACGTGGTGTCACTCAACCGAGGCCCGTTGCGACTACGCATCCTGCGCATTCTTCGCCGACGGCGCTTCCTACCGGAAGATCGAATATTGTAACGCAACCAATGTTGAATACAGTGCAAAATGTTAACGGATGGACAGGGCTTGTTGGCGGTCAACCTACTTTCCAGACGGCACTCGTTTCTCAGGCAAATTCCATTATACGGATGCCGTCGTCCTTAAACATGCACAAT CAAATATCTGCGCAACCAAAAAATTATTCACAACAATCGAGTAGGAGTAGGGGGGGTGGTGGCAGTGCAGCATCTCAGTATCCTGGAGTATATCCAGTTACAACTATGCAGACTGTTGCCCAAGCCCAACCACCCCCTCTTGTAAAAGCTACAGTTCATTCGAGTCAACCTAATCTTGG gGTCACGTCCACGTATACCACACCTACCTTAGGTGTACCTGTCACTGCAACTACATACCCCCAAATGCTTGGTCTAAGTGAGCAAGTGCAAGCTCTAATGCCATCCCCTACTTCAGCATCCACATTGTTGCACCTACAAAGGCATACACCATCTGTACATAACACATCTCATGCAAAATATCCACCACCATTAATACCAGTTAATGGTAGCAATAATAGTGCCAG agaTTCTAGGGGTAGAAAACCTCTGATACCAATTCCAGAAACACATATATCTGCCTGTCAAGTTCAACCTTATCAAATTCAAAAAGCGCTTGTCGAAGACAAAATGGTACCTTGTATTAATTTCAAGCCATACATCTACTCTGAATTGTTGATGACACTTCCTGATTTCGTCGCTCAGTATTTTCCTGCCTGTGACATCAATAGTTGTCGACAAGTTCTTACAGACGTGTTGCATATAGACTTATATCAAGGAAATAG gttacaaatgaaaatgttaatagaaGCCGGGAAATGTTCATCTCTAAATGAAGAATTACCTTTAATACAAGTAAAAAGTATAATGAAGTACATGCCccaattaaaatatatgttcaACAGAGGAGAAATAGTGATGCCGGCACCAGCTCATTCTTCTGAGGAACACCCAGCCAAAAAACGGCAACGCACCAGCTAG